A part of Roseimicrobium gellanilyticum genomic DNA contains:
- a CDS encoding PQQ-binding-like beta-propeller repeat protein, with product MFHSHTFLRSSLITVYCSLITCAFSADWPQFRGPGSAAYSADAVAPVKPKIDWSASLPGRGLASPIIIGDKVYVTCSSGPGQERLHVICFKASDGSKVWERQLKATGRTMAHNKSSVAACTPCSDGKRLFALWSSNDLAAFDLDGNLLWLRGLTIDYPNASNSLGMASSPIVVGETVVTMIENDSESYTLGVDANTGRNLWKMERPKSANWTSPLVWQADKNSAPITLLQSSKGIVGVDAATGSRLWEYEEGASTMSSGVVMDGVVYAASKGITALKPKTNGEAPEQIWRSEQLNPSTISPVVVGDHIFTINSAGVLNEANRLTGDRGWKLRLTGPFSGSPVAAGKNIVAVSEKGVFQVVDTTAAEGAVVATLQLPLNAETKELVLSTPALSGKHVFVRTDSTLWRIGE from the coding sequence ATGTTCCATTCACATACCTTCCTCCGCAGTTCACTGATTACTGTGTACTGCTCACTGATTACTTGTGCTTTCTCCGCCGACTGGCCCCAGTTCCGTGGCCCCGGCAGTGCTGCTTATTCAGCCGACGCTGTCGCTCCTGTGAAACCCAAGATCGACTGGAGCGCTTCGCTTCCCGGTCGTGGTCTCGCGAGCCCCATCATCATTGGGGACAAGGTATACGTCACCTGCTCCAGCGGTCCGGGACAGGAGCGGTTGCATGTGATCTGCTTCAAGGCCTCCGATGGCTCCAAAGTCTGGGAACGCCAGCTCAAGGCCACGGGTCGCACCATGGCGCACAACAAGTCTTCCGTCGCCGCGTGCACACCCTGCAGCGATGGGAAGCGTCTCTTCGCGCTGTGGTCTTCTAACGATCTCGCAGCCTTTGATCTCGATGGCAATCTGCTCTGGCTGCGCGGTCTCACCATCGACTACCCCAATGCCAGCAACAGCCTCGGCATGGCGTCTTCTCCCATCGTGGTGGGTGAGACGGTGGTGACCATGATTGAGAATGACAGCGAGAGCTACACACTCGGCGTCGATGCCAACACGGGTCGCAACCTCTGGAAAATGGAGCGTCCCAAGTCCGCCAACTGGACCAGCCCACTCGTGTGGCAGGCGGACAAGAACAGCGCTCCGATAACCCTGCTGCAATCGTCCAAGGGCATCGTGGGTGTGGACGCCGCCACCGGCAGCCGTCTGTGGGAGTATGAAGAGGGTGCCTCCACCATGTCCTCTGGTGTGGTCATGGATGGCGTTGTGTATGCAGCGTCCAAAGGCATCACCGCGTTGAAGCCGAAGACCAACGGGGAAGCCCCCGAACAAATCTGGCGCTCCGAGCAGCTCAACCCCAGCACCATCAGCCCGGTCGTCGTGGGAGATCACATCTTCACCATCAACAGCGCCGGCGTGCTCAATGAAGCGAATCGCCTCACGGGCGATCGCGGCTGGAAACTGCGCCTCACCGGCCCCTTCAGCGGGTCTCCTGTGGCCGCAGGAAAGAACATCGTCGCCGTGAGCGAGAAGGGCGTGTTCCAGGTGGTGGACACGACCGCTGCAGAAGGCGCTGTGGTTGCCACGCTGCAGCTTCCGCTGAATGCGGAGACCAAGGAACTCGTGCTCAGCACCCCGGCCCTGAGCGGTAAGCATGTGTTCGTGCGTACGGACAGCACCCTGTGGCGGATAGGGGAGTGA
- the queD gene encoding 6-carboxytetrahydropterin synthase QueD: MRCRLVKDYRFEAAQTLPSLPGNHKCKKMHGHSFKVEIAVEGEVDPKIGWVYDHAEISRAMNPLLEQLDHSYLNEIEGLENPTIEIMAAWLWKKLAPQLPGLCEIVIHETPTARCVFRGEF, translated from the coding sequence ATGCGCTGCCGCCTCGTCAAAGATTACCGCTTCGAAGCCGCCCAGACCCTGCCGTCCCTGCCGGGGAATCACAAGTGCAAGAAGATGCACGGCCACAGCTTCAAGGTCGAGATCGCTGTGGAAGGAGAGGTCGATCCGAAGATTGGCTGGGTCTATGATCACGCGGAGATCTCCCGCGCCATGAATCCGCTGCTTGAGCAGCTTGACCACAGTTATCTCAATGAGATCGAGGGTCTGGAGAATCCCACCATCGAAATCATGGCTGCGTGGCTGTGGAAAAAACTTGCACCTCAACTTCCCGGCCTGTGTGAGATCGTGATTCACGAGACGCCGACTGCCCGCTGCGTTTTCCGCGGGGAATTTTGA
- a CDS encoding sulfatase, translated as MLAVVVAGLTMGSTDLLSATRKKSGTGKAAASTTAAPTVIPVAPALAPPPKARPLRTKGPNVVFIIADDLNDWVGWMGGHPQSRTPNMDRLAHAGMRFTNAHCAFSLCNPSRTALFTGMWPWQSGVYGNEQDWRKSIQVQGKPTLPEYFRDTGFLTAAGGKVFHANHGGPEGRLTGWHGGRRGFEQDGVWDMRFPSPGVQIPDLPVHVGQNFNGLNIWHWDWGGIDVPDNETDDGKVVSWAEKFLQQDHGNAFFLTVGLYRPHSPWYAPRQYFTERPLMDVTLPQVKADDLNDIPEVAKGYIKGAENNHRRILEKNLWPSAVRAYLANVSFCDAMVGRVLDALDRSPHKKDTIIVFTSDHGWYLGEKQRWHKGGLWEEGTRVPLVIVAPGITQPEAVSNEPVSLVDLYPTLCDLVGIQKPAHLGGESLLPLLKDPEAKRSRPAFTFAGTEEKQSYSARTDRWRYIRYANGAEELYDHQNDPHEWTNLLFAAAPSPDAVAAAETLRKTLPTAWASAYRKQGDVRVDAGADGSVTYWYQSGDSFSADDSPDIKERALEIEMVFDYDPAVDRDSTILSQGGPQLGFAVHCLDGKLAFTVNYDGLRTTLKSTEPLPAGRVIYRGLFALDGTLAFSATGLKEEARGYAPMEGGFPRKPNQGLQVAQSFGVLDRESFPNSTPFDGAIHHLRYTLLPGSAVETRAAKAVPVE; from the coding sequence TTGCTCGCGGTCGTTGTGGCCGGTTTGACCATGGGCAGCACGGATCTGCTCAGCGCGACGCGGAAAAAATCCGGAACGGGGAAAGCAGCCGCGAGTACCACGGCCGCGCCCACCGTGATTCCGGTGGCTCCGGCTCTGGCGCCTCCGCCCAAGGCCCGGCCTCTTCGCACCAAGGGGCCGAACGTGGTCTTCATCATCGCAGATGACCTCAATGACTGGGTGGGCTGGATGGGCGGGCATCCCCAGTCTCGCACGCCGAACATGGACCGCCTGGCGCACGCGGGCATGCGCTTCACCAATGCGCACTGTGCCTTCTCCCTGTGCAATCCCTCCCGCACCGCGCTCTTCACCGGCATGTGGCCCTGGCAGAGCGGGGTGTATGGCAATGAGCAGGACTGGCGCAAGTCCATCCAGGTGCAGGGCAAGCCCACGCTGCCAGAGTATTTCCGCGATACCGGCTTCCTTACTGCAGCCGGCGGAAAGGTCTTCCACGCGAATCATGGCGGCCCGGAAGGGCGGCTCACCGGATGGCACGGCGGCCGGCGTGGCTTTGAGCAGGATGGTGTCTGGGACATGCGCTTCCCAAGTCCCGGCGTGCAAATCCCGGACCTGCCCGTGCACGTGGGGCAGAATTTCAACGGCCTCAATATCTGGCACTGGGACTGGGGCGGCATTGACGTGCCGGATAATGAGACAGACGATGGCAAGGTGGTGAGCTGGGCGGAGAAGTTTCTGCAGCAGGACCACGGCAACGCCTTCTTCCTCACAGTCGGCCTCTACCGTCCGCACTCACCCTGGTACGCGCCCCGGCAGTATTTCACCGAGCGCCCGCTCATGGATGTGACCCTGCCGCAGGTGAAGGCCGATGACCTCAATGACATTCCCGAAGTGGCGAAGGGGTACATCAAAGGCGCGGAAAACAACCACCGGCGCATCTTGGAAAAGAACCTCTGGCCCTCGGCCGTGCGTGCCTACCTGGCGAATGTCTCCTTCTGTGATGCCATGGTGGGTCGTGTGCTGGATGCGCTGGATCGCAGTCCGCACAAGAAGGATACCATCATCGTCTTCACCAGTGACCACGGCTGGTACCTGGGTGAGAAGCAGCGGTGGCACAAAGGTGGCCTGTGGGAGGAGGGCACACGCGTGCCGCTTGTGATTGTGGCGCCAGGCATCACTCAACCCGAGGCTGTGTCGAATGAACCTGTGAGCCTCGTGGATCTGTATCCCACGCTGTGTGATCTGGTGGGCATCCAGAAGCCTGCCCATTTGGGAGGCGAATCCCTCCTGCCGCTGCTGAAGGATCCTGAGGCGAAGCGTTCGCGGCCCGCCTTCACCTTTGCCGGGACCGAGGAAAAGCAGTCCTACTCGGCTCGCACCGACCGCTGGCGCTACATTCGCTATGCGAATGGGGCTGAGGAGCTCTACGATCACCAAAACGATCCCCATGAGTGGACGAATCTGCTCTTTGCCGCTGCGCCTTCACCCGATGCGGTGGCTGCTGCAGAAACGCTGCGCAAAACTTTGCCGACTGCGTGGGCCAGTGCCTACCGCAAGCAGGGTGACGTGCGTGTCGATGCCGGCGCGGATGGCAGTGTGACCTACTGGTATCAGTCCGGCGACAGCTTCTCCGCGGACGATTCGCCGGATATCAAAGAGCGTGCCCTCGAAATTGAAATGGTCTTCGACTATGACCCTGCGGTGGATCGTGACAGCACCATTCTGAGCCAGGGTGGACCGCAACTTGGCTTTGCAGTGCACTGCCTGGATGGAAAGCTCGCCTTCACCGTGAACTACGATGGCCTGCGTACCACGCTCAAGTCCACTGAACCACTGCCAGCCGGGCGGGTCATCTACCGCGGGCTCTTCGCTCTGGACGGCACTCTCGCCTTCAGCGCCACGGGATTGAAGGAGGAAGCACGCGGCTACGCTCCCATGGAGGGAGGCTTTCCGCGCAAGCCCAACCAGGGGCTTCAGGTCGCACAAAGCTTCGGTGTGCTGGATCGTGAAAGCTTCCCAAACAGCACGCCCTTTGATGGTGCCATCCATCATCTGCGCTATACCCTGCTGCCCGGCAGTGCCGTGGAAACCCGTGCTGCGAAGGCCGTGCCGGTCGAGTAG
- a CDS encoding DUF1287 domain-containing protein gives MDSFLKRASAVLQVLSVAGIALVLSLPYLRGATPEQVESARAQLPKDETFATKLAHAALDRTRHTVRYEPDYVRLDYPNGDVPADTGVCTDEVIRSYRTLGLDLQKLVHEDMKRNFSVYPKNWGLSRPDPNIDHRRVPNLKTFFKRKGSSLPVTDKPEDYLPGDLITCTVPPHLPHIAIVVPAPDGGPRPWIVHNIGSGPKMEDRLFEFPLTGHYRWTGK, from the coding sequence ATGGATTCATTCCTGAAACGAGCCAGTGCAGTCCTGCAGGTCCTGAGCGTGGCGGGCATCGCCCTCGTGCTGTCACTGCCCTACCTGCGGGGTGCCACGCCGGAGCAGGTGGAGTCCGCCCGGGCGCAACTGCCCAAGGACGAGACCTTCGCCACGAAGCTGGCCCATGCCGCACTGGACCGCACCAGGCACACCGTGCGCTATGAGCCTGACTATGTGCGCCTGGACTACCCCAATGGAGATGTGCCCGCTGACACCGGTGTGTGCACAGATGAGGTCATCCGCTCCTACCGCACCCTCGGACTGGACCTCCAGAAGCTGGTGCATGAGGACATGAAGCGGAACTTCAGCGTCTACCCGAAGAACTGGGGCCTGAGCCGCCCGGACCCGAATATCGACCACCGCCGCGTGCCGAATTTGAAGACCTTCTTCAAGCGCAAGGGTTCCAGCCTGCCCGTGACGGACAAGCCGGAAGACTACCTCCCCGGCGACCTCATCACCTGCACCGTGCCGCCGCACCTGCCTCACATCGCGATTGTGGTCCCCGCGCCCGATGGCGGCCCGCGCCCCTGGATTGTGCACAATATTGGCAGCGGTCCCAAAATGGAGGACCGGCTCTTCGAGTTTCCACTGACCGGGCACTACCGCTGGACCGGGAAATAG
- a CDS encoding peptidylprolyl isomerase yields MKTNVFLKLLAAGVMATALGLHAQDAKPETTTPAPAKVKATIETSKGTIELELDGAKAPITVQNFINYVKKEHYNGTIFHRVIPGFMIQGGGFTAEMSQKPTDKPIAIESQNGLKNARGSIAMARTSDPNSATSQFFINVKDNANLDFPSFDGHGYAVFGKVTKGLDVVDAIVSVPTTRKGPHADVPAEAITITKITITE; encoded by the coding sequence ATGAAAACGAACGTCTTCCTCAAATTGCTGGCGGCCGGCGTCATGGCCACGGCTCTTGGTCTGCATGCTCAAGATGCCAAACCAGAAACCACCACCCCAGCTCCAGCCAAAGTGAAAGCCACCATTGAAACCTCGAAGGGTACTATCGAACTCGAACTCGATGGCGCCAAGGCACCCATCACCGTGCAGAACTTCATCAACTATGTGAAGAAGGAGCACTACAACGGCACCATTTTCCACCGCGTCATTCCCGGCTTCATGATTCAGGGCGGCGGCTTCACGGCAGAAATGAGCCAGAAGCCCACGGACAAGCCCATCGCGATTGAGAGCCAGAACGGCCTGAAGAACGCACGTGGATCCATCGCCATGGCCCGCACCAGCGATCCGAACAGCGCCACCTCCCAGTTCTTCATCAATGTGAAGGACAATGCCAATCTGGATTTCCCCAGCTTCGACGGACACGGCTACGCGGTGTTCGGCAAGGTGACCAAGGGTCTCGACGTCGTGGACGCCATCGTCAGCGTTCCTACCACGCGTAAAGGTCCTCACGCGGATGTGC